The following are from one region of the Syntrophorhabdus sp. genome:
- a CDS encoding alcohol dehydrogenase catalytic domain-containing protein, which yields MQAIVFDGRLRLTGDRPKPVPARGEVLIRIAMAGICNTDMEITKGYLGFRGIIGHEFTGVIEGQGGRAGRLVGKRVVGEINCGCRRCDLCLGGLEKHCPHRTTIGILGRDGAFAEYMTLPAGNLHEIPEGLSDEEAVFTEPLAAAFEILEQVRIGPSDRVLVLGDGKLGLLSALVLKLTGARLTLAGKHPSKLGIARDQGVPVTLAKDLPAGGTYDVVVEATGSAQAFETAMMLTRPRGIIVLKSTVAHGTPINLAPLVIDEITVIGSRCGPFKPALKALARGLVDVRPLISAVFPPGEAKKAFAAARNRNNLKVLLDFRKG from the coding sequence ATGCAAGCGATAGTCTTCGACGGACGCCTGAGGCTGACCGGCGACAGGCCCAAACCGGTCCCCGCACGCGGCGAGGTCCTTATCAGGATCGCCATGGCAGGCATCTGCAATACGGACATGGAGATAACGAAGGGGTACCTCGGGTTTCGCGGGATCATCGGTCACGAGTTCACCGGCGTCATCGAGGGGCAGGGCGGCAGGGCGGGCAGGCTCGTCGGGAAACGTGTTGTCGGCGAGATAAACTGCGGCTGCCGCCGGTGCGACCTCTGCCTCGGGGGTCTTGAAAAGCACTGTCCCCACAGGACGACCATAGGCATACTGGGAAGGGACGGCGCGTTCGCGGAATACATGACGCTTCCCGCCGGGAACCTTCACGAGATACCCGAGGGACTGAGCGACGAAGAGGCCGTCTTCACCGAACCACTCGCGGCGGCCTTCGAAATACTCGAGCAGGTCCGGATAGGTCCGTCCGACAGAGTGCTCGTTCTCGGCGACGGGAAGCTGGGCCTCCTCTCAGCCCTCGTGCTCAAACTCACGGGGGCACGACTGACCCTGGCGGGAAAGCACCCCTCAAAGCTCGGGATCGCCAGGGACCAGGGCGTCCCGGTGACACTGGCAAAGGACCTGCCGGCAGGCGGCACGTACGACGTCGTCGTCGAGGCAACGGGCAGCGCTCAAGCCTTTGAGACCGCTATGATGCTCACGAGACCGCGGGGTATTATCGTCCTCAAGAGCACCGTGGCCCATGGCACCCCCATCAACCTTGCTCCCCTTGTCATAGACGAGATAACCGTCATCGGGTCCCGCTGCGGTCCCTTCAAGCCCGCCCTGAAAGCGCTCGCCCGGGGCCTTGTCGATGTCAGGCCTCTTATCTCGGCGGTATTTCCCCCGGGAGAGGCAAAGAAGGCCTTCGCTGCGGCACGGAACCGCAACAACCTCAAGGTCCTCCTCGACTTCAGAAAGGGATAG
- a CDS encoding ABC transporter ATP-binding protein: protein MNSASSIIRTYDLWKQYETEGHDGMALRGVDLDIEKGQIVALFGKSGSGKTTLLNLLAGLDEPTRGRIEIEGEDLATLGEKGRTLLRRHKLGFVFQFFNLLPTLTAQENVLLSLELAGRPDERLARESLGLVGLTGKEHRFPHELSGGEQQRVAIARALVKKPPIILADEPTGNLDSATGVQILTLLTDRCRDAGATLIMVSHALNTCEYADRVLRMTDGRVFEETSCEGLAP from the coding sequence ATGAACAGCGCATCTTCGATAATACGGACGTACGACCTGTGGAAACAGTACGAAACGGAGGGTCACGACGGGATGGCCTTGAGGGGTGTCGACCTCGACATCGAAAAGGGCCAGATCGTGGCCCTCTTCGGGAAAAGCGGCTCCGGGAAGACAACTCTTCTCAATCTGCTGGCGGGACTCGATGAGCCGACGCGGGGGCGGATCGAGATCGAGGGCGAGGACCTCGCCACCCTGGGAGAAAAAGGCAGGACCCTGCTCCGCCGCCACAAGCTTGGTTTCGTCTTCCAGTTCTTCAATCTCCTGCCGACGCTCACGGCACAGGAGAATGTCCTCCTCTCCCTGGAACTCGCGGGTCGCCCCGACGAGCGGCTCGCCCGTGAGTCCCTGGGCCTCGTGGGCCTTACCGGCAAGGAGCACCGGTTCCCCCATGAGCTTTCCGGCGGGGAGCAGCAGCGTGTCGCCATAGCCCGCGCCCTCGTCAAGAAACCTCCCATCATCCTCGCCGACGAACCGACAGGAAACCTGGACTCCGCGACGGGGGTGCAGATACTCACCCTTTTGACCGACCGCTGCCGCGACGCCGGTGCCACCCTCATCATGGTGAGCCACGCCCTGAACACATGCGAGTACGCCGACAGGGTCCTCAGGATGACCGACGGGAGGGTGTTCGAGGAAACCTCCTGTGAGGGCCTCGCCCCGTGA